DNA from Salvelinus alpinus chromosome 17, SLU_Salpinus.1, whole genome shotgun sequence:
ATAAGCATTTCAATTCACCAAGCTATTATAAATAAACTAATGTGtaaatattcaataaataaataaatgaatgtgcataaaatgtttttaaaaagtgtTAACATATACAATCGTGATCTCTTCAATGAAGCATTGCACATGACTCCACGGGTGTACCCATCTAAGGTCGAAgttcaaacaaacacatgacatgTGACTGACCACGGACAGGTATAGACATGGCCAGCAGCATAGGCTGTGACGAGGGAGGTCAATAGTGACATCAAAAGACCATACCTAATGCAGTTTCCAACTCTTGAGCATCAACTTGAGCCTCCACTACTTCTCAGTTCAAATTAAAATATTGCATCTACAACATCTGTTTAGACTTATAAAatactgtgtatatatgtatataaggCTAAAGGCTATGACTGCAATTAAACTGCATTGTGTTCATCTATCTGCAAACGTTGGGCACATTTTACTCCAATTTGTCAGTAATTTCCTAACACACCAAAAACTGTTTCTCACACCTACAGAAACAAGTTGGTTGCTCCATTATGGTGCAGACAGCTGATTGTTTAATAGCCAGAGCTGGTCTAGTAATGAGATACACATGGGGATGGCCAGACAAAACAAACTGGTGATGTGCTGTCAGAAGTGACCTGGATCTTCTATGCAGTCCTACTCAATCACAACTTTTTGTATAATCAGACGAGACAGGATCTGTCACTGCTAAATACCGTGTATGCCACGCTTGCTAAGAAAAACGAATTTCAAAAGATGCTATGCTAAACATATTCTGCGACTATTAAGTTTGTGTGTGAAGAATTGCTGTGAACGCATGTTCGTCAGTTGAAGTAGTTTTTCTTTAGCAGTATTGCATTTGCAGAGGGATTCCCATTTCCATTAAACATCAAAGCTTTTCAatgtctcttttcttctctctgtaGTAATCCATGACCACGGAACATGATATTTTCCATCCTTTGGCTAGATCCAACTGATGTAGAAATGTTTTGATTATACAGTGACAGTACATTGTTGATAAAGTCATTTGAACTGTGgggctttcttttttttttttttacagtgggaAAACAAGGAAACCAGAGAATGTAGAGTATTGCCATCCGCCAACTAGATTTCCCTTCTCCAGTTTAAGGTAGACCTTGTCCTCTTTATCCAAAAAGAGCAGAACTCCATTGGTGGCTGCCTCTCGAGTTACGTCTTTGTCACCCGCAAAAGCTGAGATGACAGGTTTCCCATTCAACATTAAGTTCACCTGGATGACCCAAAGAGACAGCAATGAGCGAAAATAAACAAGACAGGGGAGAAATGCAGCTAATCTCGCTACTGTTCTGTACTAAAATATCTTGCCATGCTATGATTGCATTGCCAAACAGCATTATCATCCACAGCTACCTAGAGTAGCTATTTGCTATAAACTATTGTTTTAGTTCAAATATGTACAGTTTGCAGGAGCCCTTCCCTTGACGTactttggagagaaaaaaacattctTGTTTAGATTAGTTTCGTCACTTTCTTAAATAGCCAGAATAAAAAGATTGTCTGTTTAATAAGCTCATGTAGTCTACTCCCCCTTTTCGCACCCAGAGACAGCCTAGACCTCTCCAGGCTTCGGAGCGTCACAAAGAGAGGACTGGAAATTGACACTACAATTGTGCAAAACATACATCACCAAATTAGAAGCTGTGCCATGCAGTGTCTGTGATTTCCCATTGAAGTTCTACAGGACATTTTCCTAACATTGACACGGTTAACTCTCTCATCCATTGAAATCAAGCGCTTCGTCAGAGATTTGTTTCTGCTTCCTCTAATAACCAGTCTGTCAATGCAAACCCAAATGTCCCAATAGGCTTACACAGGAAATAGTCCAGAATAGACTTAGACAAAATAGTCTTAGGCACATTTCCTAACACACTACAAGGCCCTTTCAAATAATGTAGCCATGGCCAATGTATAGAAAATGAATTGTCTCATGGGAATCACATTATATTATAACTGGAACTAAATTGTTGAATCAATTTGGCCAAAACAAATAGCTTACCTGTATAGTCTGACTCTGGTACACTTTTATAACGTGAAAATTAAAACTGTAGATCCCTTTTCTGGGTGACAAAAACACTGACTCCAAAGTGAAATAGTTGCCTATATTCACAAGAACCTGGGGAAAGAAGAATAAAGCATTTTAGAAAGTGAAAAAATATTCTCCTCGCTGACTATTCAAGTCAGACCAGAATATTTATTGCTGCAAGGCCcaatgcagtcaaaaatgtgattttcctgtgttttatatatacagtggggcaaaaaaagtatttagtcaggcaccaattgtgcaagttctcccacttaaaaagatgagagaggcctgtaattgtcatcataggtacacttcaactatgacagacaaaatgagaaaataaatccagaaaatcacattgtaggatttttaatgaatttatttgcaaattatggtggaaaataagtatttggtcaataacaaaagtttctcaatactttgttatataccctttgttggcaatgacagaggtcaaacgttttctgtaagtcttcacaaggttttcacacactgttgctggtattttggcccattcctccatgcagagcagtgatgttttggggctgttgctgggcaacacagactttcaactccctccaaagattttctatggggttgagatctggagactggctaggccactccaggaccttgaaatgcttcttacgaagccactccttcggcggtatgtttgggatcattgtcatgctgaatgacccagccacgtttcatcttcaatgcccttgctgatggaaggaggttttcactcaaaatctcacgatacatggccccattcattctgtcctttacagggatcagtcgtcctggtccctttgcagaaaaacagccccaaagcatgatgtttccacccccatgcttcacagtaggtatggtgttctttggatgcaactcagcattctttgtcctccaaacacaacgagttgagtttttaccaaaaagttctattttggtttcatctgaccatatgacattctcccaatcttcttctggatcatccaaatgctctctagcaaacttcagacgggcctggacatgtactggcttaagcagggggacacgtctggcactgcaggatttgattccctgtagtgtgttactgatggtaggctttgttactttggtcccagctctctgcaggtcattcactaggtccccccgtgtggttctgggatttttgctcaccgttcttgtgatcattttgaccccatggggtgagatcttgcgtggagccccagatcgagggagattatcagtggtcttgtatgttttccatttcctaataattgctcccacagttgatttcttcaaaccaagctgcttacctattgcagattcagtcttcccagcctggtgcaggtctacaattttgtttctggtgtcctttgacagctctttggtcttggccatagtggagtttggagtgtgactgtttgaggttgtggacaggtgtcttttatactgataacaagttcaaacaggtgccattaatacagttaacgagtggaggacagaggagcctcttaaagaagaagttacaggtctgtgagagacagaaatcttgcttgtttgtagatgaccaaatacttattttccaccataatttgcaaaaagcacccccctttttccttttctcattttgcctgtcatagttgaagtgtacctatgatgaaaattacatgcctctctcatctttttaagtgggaggacttgcacaattggtggctgactaaatacttttttgccccactgtatttccacactataaggttggaataatactgtgaaattgtgaaaattatgatgcCCTTTTtgtataagagctgtttgaaatgcctgaaatttcagacttTTTTGGTGAGAGGGAGTTTTGGCCACCATGCTAATATCACCATGTGGTAAATGAGTTAATCGACCATTAAGAGAGTTCCAAATGTCTTttccaataacagctaattttctgtttcccctccccactcagaccactcccagacagacctagcaaaattcttgcttgagaaattgccttATGCTAATAAactatttttgtgtgttttttaacGACCAGCGTTAACGACCAGCTTTTCTTCTGCTGACACAACTATGGTGACAAGACTATAGTGTTAAATCTGGGATATTTCAGTAGTTGTAGAAACCTCAACTCCTTAGAGAAAATGTACTGAGTTTTAATCCTGTGATTTAACATCACAAGCAGTGAtcttttttttcactaattggtcttttgaccaatctgaTCAGTCCTGAAAAAG
Protein-coding regions in this window:
- the LOC139542330 gene encoding cerebellin-4-like is translated as MVLLGLLDNAMVKYIVLMFSLALISEFVGAQNDTEPIVLEGKCLVVCDSNPTTDWKGSSSPLGISVRAANSKVAFSAVRSNNHEPSEMSNKTRIIYFDQVLVNIGNYFTLESVFLSPRKGIYSFNFHVIKVYQSQTIQVNLMLNGKPVISAFAGDKDVTREAATNGVLLFLDKEDKVYLKLEKGNLVGGWQYSTFSGFLVFPL